A genomic region of Staphylococcus roterodami contains the following coding sequences:
- a CDS encoding NCS2 family permease, with the protein MKNYFQFDKYGTNFKREILGGITTFLSMAYILAVNPQVLSLAGVKGVSESMKMDQGAIFVATALAAFVGSLFMGLIAKYPIALAPGMGLNAFFAFTVVLTMGIPWQVGLTGVLFSGIFFAILTVTGFREVIINAIPYQMKMAVSAGIGLFITFVGLQSSGIIVKNESTLVTLGHLTDAPVLLAIFGIVITVILYAIKLPGSIFIGMIITAIVGMFTGLIQMPNGIVGKIPSIEPTFGAAFEAFKDPSQLFTIQFLIVILTFLFIDFFDTAGTLVAVATQAGIMKDNKLPRAGRALFSDSLATIVGSIFGTTTTTSYIESTSGVAVGARTGFASIVTGCCFLLALFFSPLIAVVTSAVTTPALVVVGVLMAANFAEINWKSFEVAVPAFITIIMMPLSYSIATGIACGFIFYPITMLISKKHKEVHPIMYVLMVLFILYFIFVHG; encoded by the coding sequence GTGAAAAACTATTTCCAGTTCGATAAATATGGAACAAACTTTAAAAGAGAAATTCTAGGCGGTATTACGACTTTCTTATCAATGGCTTATATTTTAGCAGTTAACCCACAAGTCTTAAGCTTAGCTGGTGTTAAAGGCGTATCAGAAAGCATGAAAATGGATCAAGGTGCCATTTTCGTAGCGACAGCATTAGCGGCATTTGTCGGTTCGCTGTTTATGGGATTAATAGCTAAATATCCAATAGCGTTAGCACCAGGTATGGGATTAAATGCATTCTTTGCATTTACTGTAGTGTTAACAATGGGTATTCCTTGGCAGGTTGGTTTGACAGGCGTATTATTCTCGGGGATATTCTTTGCAATATTAACCGTCACAGGATTTAGAGAAGTTATTATTAATGCGATACCATATCAAATGAAAATGGCTGTTTCGGCCGGCATTGGATTATTCATTACATTTGTTGGTCTACAAAGTTCAGGTATTATAGTTAAAAATGAATCTACTTTAGTAACATTAGGACATTTGACAGATGCACCAGTACTATTAGCTATTTTCGGTATTGTTATTACTGTAATTTTATATGCAATTAAATTACCAGGTTCTATCTTTATCGGTATGATTATCACAGCAATCGTAGGTATGTTTACAGGATTGATTCAAATGCCAAATGGTATTGTTGGTAAAATCCCTAGTATTGAGCCAACTTTTGGAGCTGCATTTGAAGCGTTCAAAGATCCGAGTCAATTATTTACGATACAATTTTTAATTGTTATATTAACGTTCTTATTTATTGATTTCTTTGACACTGCAGGTACATTAGTAGCCGTAGCTACACAAGCAGGTATTATGAAAGACAATAAGTTACCAAGAGCTGGACGTGCTTTGTTCTCAGATTCTTTGGCTACAATCGTAGGATCAATTTTCGGAACAACTACGACAACTTCTTATATCGAGTCAACATCAGGTGTAGCAGTAGGTGCTAGAACTGGCTTTGCTAGTATAGTAACGGGTTGTTGTTTCCTATTAGCACTATTCTTCAGTCCATTAATTGCAGTTGTAACGAGCGCGGTAACAACACCAGCATTGGTAGTTGTAGGTGTACTGATGGCTGCAAACTTTGCTGAAATAAACTGGAAAAGTTTTGAAGTGGCAGTTCCAGCATTTATTACAATTATTATGATGCCATTATCATATTCAATTGCTACTGGTATTGCATGTGGATTTATTTTCTATCCAATTACAATGCTTATTTCTAAAAAACATAAAGAAGTACATCCAATAATGTACGTTTTAATGGTGTTATTCATTCTTTATTTCATATTCGTTCATGGCTAA
- a CDS encoding DNA topoisomerase III: MKSLILAEKPSVARDIADALQINQKRNGYFENNQYIVTWALGHLVTNATPEQYDKHLKEWRLEDLPIIPKYMKTVVIGKTSKQFKTVKALILDNKVKDIIIATDAGREGELVARLILDKVGNKKPLRRLWISSVTKKAIQQGFKSLKDGRQYDDLYHAALARSEADWIVGINATRALTTKYDAQLSLGRVQTPTIQLVYTRQQEINTFKPQKYYSLSISVNGFDFQLESKERFTDKGTLEKIVDKLKNETGKITSVVTKHKKSYPQQLYNLTDLQQDMYRRYKIGPKETLNTLQNLYERHKVVTYPRTDSNYLTTDMVDTMKERIQATMSTNYKNHARQLLSKSFSSKMSIFNNQKVSDHHAIIPTEVRPMISDLSNRETKLYEMIVERFLEALMPPHEYDTITVTLKVAGYNFVLKENVTTALGFKALRQDDSVTEKQQPFVEGANVSIKKTQIKEHETTPPEYFNEGSLLKAMENPQNFIQLKDKKYAQTLKQTGGIGTVATRADIIDKLFNMNAIESRDGKIKVTSKGKQILELAPEELTSPLLTAQWEEKLLLIERGKYQSKKFINEMKEFTKDVVNGIKNSEQKYKHDNLTTTECPKCGKFMIKVKTKNGQMLVCQDPSCKTKKNVQRKTNARCPNCKKKLTLFGRGKEGVYRCVCGHSETQAHMDQRMKNKTSGKVSRKEMKKYMSQDEGLDNNPFKDALKNLKL; the protein is encoded by the coding sequence ATGAAATCTTTAATATTAGCTGAAAAGCCATCAGTGGCAAGAGATATCGCTGATGCACTACAAATAAATCAAAAACGAAATGGCTATTTTGAAAATAATCAATATATTGTTACTTGGGCATTAGGTCATCTTGTTACCAATGCAACACCTGAACAATACGATAAGCATTTAAAAGAATGGCGTTTAGAAGACTTGCCGATTATACCTAAATATATGAAAACAGTTGTTATTGGTAAAACGAGTAAGCAGTTTAAAACAGTTAAAGCATTAATACTAGATAATAAAGTAAAAGACATTATAATTGCTACTGATGCTGGCCGAGAAGGTGAATTAGTTGCTCGACTTATTTTAGATAAAGTTGGCAATAAAAAGCCACTACGACGTTTATGGATTAGCTCAGTTACTAAAAAAGCAATCCAACAAGGTTTTAAAAGCTTAAAGGATGGACGTCAATATGATGATTTATATCATGCAGCTTTAGCAAGAAGTGAAGCTGACTGGATTGTGGGGATTAATGCGACACGTGCGCTGACAACAAAATATGATGCACAGCTTTCATTGGGGCGTGTTCAAACGCCAACAATACAATTAGTGTATACAAGACAACAAGAGATTAATACTTTCAAACCACAGAAGTATTACTCGTTGTCTATAAGTGTTAATGGCTTTGATTTTCAACTAGAATCAAAAGAGCGGTTTACAGATAAGGGCACTTTAGAAAAGATAGTCGATAAACTGAAGAATGAAACGGGGAAGATAACGTCAGTTGTTACCAAGCATAAGAAATCATATCCGCAACAATTATATAATCTAACGGATTTGCAACAAGATATGTATAGACGTTATAAAATTGGCCCTAAAGAAACTTTAAATACGCTACAAAATTTATATGAAAGACATAAAGTAGTTACTTATCCTAGAACAGACTCTAATTATTTAACAACAGACATGGTGGATACGATGAAAGAACGCATCCAAGCAACAATGTCCACAAACTACAAAAATCATGCACGCCAATTGTTGTCGAAATCATTTTCATCTAAAATGTCGATATTTAATAATCAAAAAGTATCTGATCATCATGCAATAATTCCGACAGAAGTTAGACCAATGATATCAGATTTGAGTAATAGGGAAACTAAGCTATATGAAATGATTGTAGAACGTTTTTTAGAAGCTTTAATGCCTCCGCATGAATACGATACTATTACTGTGACATTGAAAGTTGCAGGATATAATTTTGTATTAAAAGAAAATGTAACGACAGCATTAGGATTTAAAGCATTGCGACAGGATGATTCAGTAACTGAGAAGCAACAACCATTTGTTGAAGGTGCTAATGTGTCTATTAAGAAAACTCAAATCAAAGAGCATGAAACAACCCCGCCTGAATATTTCAATGAAGGTTCGTTATTAAAAGCAATGGAAAATCCGCAGAACTTTATTCAATTGAAAGATAAAAAATATGCACAAACATTAAAGCAAACAGGTGGAATTGGAACTGTTGCAACAAGGGCAGATATTATCGATAAGTTATTTAATATGAATGCCATCGAATCAAGAGACGGAAAAATTAAAGTAACGTCGAAAGGTAAACAAATTTTAGAATTGGCACCAGAGGAATTAACATCGCCACTTTTGACGGCGCAGTGGGAAGAAAAACTATTGTTAATTGAGCGTGGTAAATATCAATCGAAAAAATTCATTAATGAAATGAAAGAGTTTACGAAAGATGTTGTAAACGGAATAAAAAATAGTGAACAAAAATATAAGCATGATAATTTAACTACGACTGAATGTCCAAAATGCGGAAAATTTATGATTAAAGTTAAAACTAAAAATGGACAAATGCTAGTGTGTCAAGATCCATCGTGTAAGACGAAGAAGAATGTCCAACGTAAAACGAATGCAAGATGTCCAAACTGTAAGAAAAAGCTAACCCTTTTTGGGAGAGGAAAAGAAGGCGTCTATCGTTGTGTTTGTGGTCATTCTGAAACGCAGGCGCATATGGATCAACGTATGAAGAATAAGACTTCTGGTAAAGTATCACGTAAAGAAATGAAGAAATACATGAGCCAAGATGAAGGGTTGGATAATAATCCGTTTAAAGATGCATTGAAAAACTTAAAATTGTAG